One genomic region from Skermania piniformis encodes:
- a CDS encoding enoyl-CoA hydratase family protein: MGISTAAGGPGIAVVTIDYPPVNAFPTQGWFDLADAVRAAGRDADNRVVVIRAANRGFCAGVDIKEIQRNPGHQSLIDANHGCAEVFSAVYDCAVPVVTAVQGFCLGGGIGIVGNSDIVVAADDATFGLPEVDRGALGAATHLARLVPQHLMRALFYTAATIGAAELHRYGSVFRVVPRAELDAVALEVAGQIAAKDGRVIRAAKQALNGIDPQDVHRSYRYEQGFTFELNLSGAADEIRDRFDGDLAAQRAEKG; the protein is encoded by the coding sequence ATGGGGATCAGCACCGCCGCGGGCGGACCCGGCATCGCGGTCGTCACGATCGACTACCCGCCGGTCAACGCCTTCCCCACCCAGGGTTGGTTCGACCTGGCCGACGCCGTCCGCGCCGCCGGACGGGACGCGGACAATCGGGTGGTGGTGATCCGCGCCGCGAACCGCGGCTTCTGCGCCGGCGTGGATATCAAGGAGATCCAGCGCAATCCGGGACATCAAAGCCTGATCGACGCCAATCACGGCTGTGCCGAAGTGTTCTCCGCGGTGTACGACTGCGCGGTACCGGTCGTGACTGCGGTACAGGGCTTCTGCCTCGGTGGCGGGATCGGCATCGTCGGCAACTCCGATATCGTGGTTGCCGCCGACGATGCGACGTTCGGGCTGCCCGAGGTGGACCGGGGCGCGCTCGGCGCCGCGACCCATCTGGCCCGCCTGGTGCCGCAACACCTGATGCGGGCGTTGTTCTACACCGCCGCCACGATCGGCGCCGCCGAGCTGCATCGCTACGGCTCGGTGTTCCGGGTGGTCCCGCGGGCCGAACTCGACGCCGTGGCGCTCGAGGTCGCCGGGCAGATCGCCGCGAAGGACGGTCGGGTGATCCGGGCCGCCAAGCAGGCGCTGAACGGGATCGACCCGCAGGACGTGCACCGTAGCTACCGGTACGAACAAGGCTTCACCTTCGAGCTCAACCTGTCCGGAGCGGCGGACGAGATCCGGGACCGGTTCGACGGCGATCTGGCCGCGCAACGCGCCGAGAAGGGCTGA
- a CDS encoding SDR family oxidoreductase: MSICLDLDDAVVLVTGGARGVGAGIARVFLSAGATVLVCARRPPDVPVAVGERRAGFLPCDVRDPDAVRQLVADIVDRYGRLDVLVNNAGGAPFRLAADASADYHAKVVGLNLLAPLSVAQAANAVMQRQERGGAIVMVSSVSGSRPSPGSAAYGAAKAGLDSLATSLAVEWAPKVRVNSIVVGMVRTESSHLHYGSEAGVDAVAATVPMGRLADPEDVGNCAAFLASPLAGYVSGAVLRMHGGGERPAFLAAADANTEPASSAGRASTSQE, from the coding sequence GTGAGCATCTGCCTCGATCTGGACGACGCTGTGGTGCTGGTGACCGGTGGGGCGCGCGGTGTCGGTGCCGGAATCGCTCGGGTGTTCCTGTCCGCGGGGGCGACGGTGCTGGTCTGTGCCCGGCGGCCGCCGGACGTGCCGGTGGCGGTCGGGGAGCGTCGTGCCGGGTTCCTGCCGTGCGATGTCCGCGACCCGGATGCGGTGCGACAGCTGGTCGCCGACATCGTCGACCGGTACGGACGGCTCGACGTGCTGGTGAACAACGCCGGCGGCGCCCCGTTCCGGCTGGCCGCCGATGCCTCCGCGGACTACCACGCCAAGGTGGTCGGGTTGAACCTGCTGGCCCCCCTCTCGGTGGCCCAGGCGGCGAACGCGGTGATGCAGCGGCAGGAGCGGGGCGGGGCGATCGTGATGGTCTCCAGCGTGAGCGGCAGCCGGCCGTCGCCGGGCAGCGCAGCATACGGCGCAGCGAAGGCGGGACTAGACAGCTTGGCCACCTCGTTGGCCGTGGAGTGGGCGCCCAAGGTGCGGGTCAATTCGATCGTGGTCGGTATGGTTCGGACGGAGTCCAGCCACCTGCACTACGGTTCCGAAGCCGGCGTCGACGCCGTCGCGGCGACCGTCCCGATGGGCCGGCTGGCCGACCCGGAAGATGTCGGGAACTGTGCCGCCTTCCTCGCTTCTCCGCTTGCCGGCTACGTCAGCGGCGCGGTGCTGCGAATGCACGGCGGCGGAGAGCGGCCGGCCTTCCTGGCCGCTGCCGACGCGAACACCGAACCTGCTTCGTCAGCCGGTCGGGCCTCAACCAGTCAGGAGTAG
- a CDS encoding SDR family oxidoreductase, which produces MSDLCAGRIVVITGAGRGIGRAHALAFAAAGAKVVVNDLGAGLDGSASGTDPAAEVVAEIRAAGGEAVVNGDDVADWAGAQRLIATAVETFGGLDVLVNNAGFLRDRMLVSLGEDEWDAVIRVHLKGHFAPLRHAADYWRARSKAGDPVDARIVNTSSGAGLQGSVGQGNYAAAKAGIAALTLNAAAELARYGVTVNAIAPSARTRMTEVAFAEMMAAPATGFDAMAPENVSPLVVWLGSAQSRQVTGRVFEVEGGRIALAEGWRHGAPADKGARWLPDELGPVVDRLIDQARPAEPVYGASG; this is translated from the coding sequence ATGTCGGATCTTTGCGCGGGCCGGATCGTCGTGATCACCGGCGCCGGCCGCGGGATCGGCCGGGCGCACGCGCTCGCCTTCGCGGCGGCGGGTGCCAAAGTGGTGGTGAACGACCTCGGTGCGGGTCTGGACGGCAGTGCGTCCGGGACGGACCCGGCCGCCGAGGTGGTCGCCGAGATCCGGGCGGCCGGCGGCGAGGCGGTGGTGAACGGCGACGATGTGGCGGACTGGGCCGGCGCGCAGCGACTGATCGCCACGGCGGTGGAGACCTTCGGCGGGCTCGATGTGCTGGTCAACAATGCCGGCTTCCTCCGCGACCGGATGCTCGTGAGCCTCGGTGAGGACGAGTGGGACGCGGTGATCCGGGTACATCTCAAAGGTCACTTCGCGCCGCTGCGGCATGCGGCCGATTACTGGCGGGCGCGATCCAAGGCGGGCGACCCGGTCGATGCCCGGATCGTCAACACCAGCTCCGGCGCGGGTCTGCAGGGCAGCGTAGGCCAGGGCAACTACGCCGCGGCCAAGGCGGGCATCGCGGCGTTGACCTTGAACGCGGCAGCCGAGCTGGCCCGGTACGGCGTCACGGTCAACGCGATCGCGCCGTCGGCTCGTACTCGGATGACCGAGGTCGCGTTCGCCGAGATGATGGCGGCGCCGGCGACCGGATTCGACGCGATGGCGCCGGAGAACGTCTCACCGTTGGTCGTCTGGCTGGGCAGCGCGCAGTCCCGGCAGGTGACCGGCCGGGTATTCGAAGTAGAGGGCGGCCGGATCGCGCTCGCCGAGGGATGGCGGCACGGTGCGCCGGCGGACAAGGGCGCGCGCTGGCTGCCCGACGAGCTGGGTCCGGTCGTCGATCGGTTGATCGACCAGGCTCGTCCGGCCGAGCCGGTGTACGGCGCGTCCGGATAG